Proteins encoded within one genomic window of Mesorhizobium sp. AR10:
- a CDS encoding DMT family transporter, whose amino-acid sequence MAITAATAKPRGPMALKDWGQLLLLGAIWGGSFFFARIAVSELPPLVLVLFRVAIAAIALHLYLGLRGPSFRLALPHAGLFFLLALTNNVVPFSLIFAGQTELGAGVASVLNSTTPFWTLILANALTSDEKLSWNKLAGIALGIAGTAVMIGPGLLAGLGGPVWAKFALIGASLSYAVALMIARRFKGVPSPVIATGQLTVSTIIMIPVVLFAYGPAGLFSASPPVWAAVLALALLSTAFAYILYFNLVASAGATNASLVTLIVPVSAILLGLLFLGERLELFELGGMALIAFGLVTIDGRLFGRR is encoded by the coding sequence ATGGCAATCACAGCCGCCACCGCGAAGCCACGCGGGCCGATGGCTCTCAAGGACTGGGGACAGCTTCTGCTACTCGGTGCCATCTGGGGCGGCTCGTTCTTCTTTGCCCGTATTGCGGTATCGGAGTTGCCTCCGCTGGTGCTGGTGCTGTTTCGCGTTGCCATCGCCGCTATCGCCCTGCATCTCTATCTCGGCTTGCGCGGCCCATCCTTCCGTCTCGCCTTGCCGCATGCCGGGCTGTTCTTCCTGCTGGCGCTGACCAACAACGTCGTCCCCTTCTCGCTGATCTTCGCCGGTCAGACCGAGCTTGGCGCCGGCGTCGCCTCGGTGCTCAATTCGACGACGCCGTTCTGGACGCTGATCCTCGCCAATGCGCTGACATCAGACGAGAAACTGTCCTGGAACAAGCTTGCAGGCATCGCGCTAGGCATCGCGGGCACGGCGGTGATGATCGGTCCCGGCCTGCTTGCCGGGCTCGGCGGCCCGGTCTGGGCGAAATTCGCGCTGATCGGCGCCTCGCTGTCCTATGCGGTGGCGCTTATGATAGCCCGCCGCTTCAAGGGCGTGCCCTCGCCGGTCATCGCCACCGGGCAATTGACCGTCTCGACCATCATCATGATCCCCGTCGTGCTCTTTGCCTACGGTCCGGCCGGTCTCTTCTCCGCCTCGCCGCCGGTCTGGGCGGCGGTGCTGGCGCTGGCGCTGCTGTCCACGGCCTTCGCCTATATCCTCTACTTCAACCTTGTCGCCTCGGCCGGCGCCACCAACGCCTCGCTGGTCACGCTCATCGTGCCGGTCAGCGCCATCCTGCTCGGCTTACTGTTCCTTGGCGAACGGCTCGAGCTTTTCGAACTTGGCGGCATGGCGCTGATCGCATTTGGTCTGGTCACCATTGACGGGCGCCTGTTTGGCAGACGTTAG
- a CDS encoding serine hydrolase domain-containing protein has translation MRIVVKIVKWLLGLVVLAIAALFAWLYLAPPELIRVGSGYSAKIVCSNVFIAGRDANEVLAVDVQAPGHPLLKLMRVSVDKEKGTVWAGLFGVLGKSVAIARDGLGCASVPDGDIDKARQTAVYVEPAASRQDALWPEGERVDGSQSPELAKILDDPALTGTGMRAVVVVKNGHVVAERYGDGFSEKTPLLGWSMTKTVNAAIIGTLVKDGKMAMANQGLFGLWKADGRSAISLADLMAMSSGLEFNEDYGDVADVTRMLYLEPDMAGFAESKPLTGDVGKVFSYSSGTTVMLSRLWQDAVGDKGKALAWPRTMLFEPLGMHSAVLETDEAGTFVGSSYLYATARDWARFGQFLLQDGVWNGREILPAGFVEWMREPASASKAYGKGQLWIEGPGDEESPGAGVASGLPKDTYWMEGHDGQTVAIIPSEQLVVVRLGLTPAKLGYRPQTMAAALVKALH, from the coding sequence ATGCGGATCGTTGTGAAGATCGTCAAATGGCTGCTGGGGCTGGTCGTGCTGGCGATCGCCGCACTGTTTGCCTGGCTCTATCTCGCGCCGCCGGAACTCATCCGTGTCGGCTCGGGCTATTCGGCCAAGATCGTCTGCTCCAACGTCTTTATCGCCGGACGCGACGCCAACGAGGTGCTCGCCGTCGATGTGCAGGCGCCGGGCCATCCGCTGCTGAAGCTGATGAGAGTGTCGGTGGACAAGGAGAAGGGGACGGTTTGGGCAGGTCTGTTCGGGGTGCTGGGCAAGAGCGTCGCGATCGCGCGCGACGGGCTTGGCTGTGCTTCGGTTCCCGACGGCGACATCGACAAGGCGCGGCAGACGGCAGTCTATGTCGAGCCGGCCGCCTCCAGGCAGGACGCATTGTGGCCAGAGGGCGAGCGGGTCGACGGCTCGCAGAGCCCCGAGCTGGCGAAAATTCTCGACGATCCGGCTTTGACCGGCACCGGGATGCGGGCGGTGGTGGTGGTGAAAAACGGCCACGTCGTTGCCGAGCGCTATGGCGACGGTTTTTCGGAAAAGACGCCGCTGCTTGGCTGGTCCATGACCAAGACGGTGAACGCCGCGATCATCGGCACATTGGTGAAGGACGGCAAGATGGCGATGGCGAACCAGGGCCTGTTCGGCCTCTGGAAAGCCGACGGCCGCTCGGCCATCAGCCTCGCCGACCTGATGGCGATGTCGAGCGGGCTGGAGTTCAACGAGGATTATGGCGACGTCGCCGATGTGACGCGAATGCTTTATCTCGAACCCGATATGGCAGGCTTTGCCGAATCCAAGCCGCTGACCGGGGATGTCGGCAAGGTGTTTTCCTATTCGAGCGGCACGACGGTGATGCTGTCGCGCCTCTGGCAGGACGCAGTCGGCGACAAGGGCAAAGCGCTGGCTTGGCCGAGGACGATGCTGTTCGAGCCGCTCGGCATGCATAGCGCCGTGCTCGAAACCGATGAAGCCGGGACCTTTGTCGGTTCCTCCTATCTCTACGCCACGGCGCGCGACTGGGCGCGCTTCGGCCAGTTCCTGCTGCAGGATGGAGTTTGGAACGGCAGGGAAATACTGCCGGCCGGTTTCGTCGAATGGATGCGGGAGCCGGCGTCCGCTTCAAAAGCCTACGGCAAGGGTCAGTTGTGGATCGAGGGGCCGGGCGACGAGGAAAGCCCCGGTGCCGGCGTTGCCTCGGGCTTGCCCAAGGATACCTACTGGATGGAAGGGCATGACGGGCAGACGGTCGCCATTATCCCGTCCGAGCAGTTGGTGGTGGTGCGGCTCGGGCTGACGCCTGCCAAGCTTGGATATCGGCCGCAGACGATGGCGGCTGCGTTGGTGAAGGCGCTGCATTAG
- a CDS encoding DUF3419 family protein has translation MTDVSADLVFRRGKEVGKAVYQNRPLSKAGLSERLFAFLFSGLVYPQIWEDPDVDMEAMQLGQGHRVVTIASGGCNILAYLTRSPESIDAVDLNAAHIALNRMKLEAVRHLPSQGDLFRFFGTAETRHNSQAYDRFIAPHLDPVSRHYWERRSWRGRRRIAVFDRNFYQTGLLGLFIAMGHRTAKFFGVDPAGIMGAKNLADQRRFFNEELAPVFEKPLLKWATSRKASLFGLGIPPAQYDSLITSGDGTMASVLKARLEKLACDFPLKANYFAWQAFARRYPNPGEAALPAYLEKRNYETIRNNVDRVAIHHANLIEFLAGKDAGSVDRFILLDAQDWMTDDQLNALWSEITRTASTGARVIFRTAAEPSLLPGRVSHSLLDQWSYEDEASREYSARDRSAIYGGFHLYVKRA, from the coding sequence ATGACGGACGTTTCCGCAGATCTGGTTTTTCGCCGCGGCAAGGAAGTTGGAAAAGCCGTCTACCAGAACCGCCCGCTGTCGAAGGCTGGCCTCTCCGAGCGGCTCTTCGCCTTCCTGTTTTCCGGCCTCGTCTATCCGCAGATCTGGGAAGATCCTGACGTCGACATGGAGGCCATGCAGCTTGGCCAGGGCCACCGCGTCGTCACCATCGCCTCCGGCGGCTGCAACATCCTCGCCTATCTCACCCGGTCGCCGGAAAGCATCGATGCCGTCGATCTCAACGCCGCCCACATCGCGCTGAACCGCATGAAGCTCGAGGCGGTGCGCCATTTGCCGTCGCAGGGCGACCTGTTCCGCTTCTTCGGCACTGCCGAGACCCGTCACAATTCGCAAGCCTACGACCGCTTCATCGCGCCGCATCTCGACCCGGTCAGCCGTCACTACTGGGAGCGTCGCAGCTGGCGCGGCCGTCGCCGCATCGCCGTATTCGACCGCAATTTCTACCAGACTGGCCTGCTCGGCCTGTTCATCGCCATGGGCCACCGCACGGCCAAGTTCTTCGGCGTCGATCCCGCAGGGATCATGGGAGCCAAAAATCTGGCCGACCAGCGCCGCTTCTTCAACGAGGAGCTGGCGCCGGTCTTCGAAAAACCGCTGCTGAAATGGGCGACCTCGCGCAAGGCCTCGCTGTTTGGCCTCGGCATTCCGCCGGCGCAGTACGATTCGCTGATCACCTCGGGTGACGGCACCATGGCCAGCGTGCTGAAAGCCCGCCTCGAAAAGCTCGCCTGCGACTTTCCCTTGAAGGCCAACTATTTCGCCTGGCAGGCATTTGCCCGCCGCTATCCCAATCCCGGCGAGGCTGCCCTGCCCGCCTATCTGGAGAAGCGCAACTACGAGACGATCCGCAACAATGTCGATCGTGTCGCCATCCACCACGCCAATCTGATCGAATTCCTCGCCGGCAAGGATGCCGGTTCCGTCGATCGCTTCATCCTGCTCGACGCACAGGACTGGATGACCGACGACCAGCTCAATGCACTGTGGTCCGAGATCACCCGCACAGCATCCACCGGCGCCCGCGTCATCTTCCGCACCGCTGCCGAGCCCAGCCTGCTGCCCGGTCGCGTCTCCCATTCGCTGCTCGACCAGTGGAGCTACGAGGACGAGGCATCGCGCGAGTATTCGGCCCGCGATCGCTCGGCCATCTATGGCGGCTTCCACCTCTATGTGAAGCGCGCATGA
- a CDS encoding glycoside hydrolase family 25 protein, with product MRRFAALITLTLLGACSTVGDLVPVMSPSSTPTVAVRAPRFADSKPHEWDSGAPWNYAVHGTDVSKYQTSVDWPAAKAGGISFAFIKATEGGDRFDEYFNEHWSRTKSAGIPRAAYHFYYFCTPAATQARWFIRNVPNDRSAMPPVLDMEWNPQSPTCKLRPDSATVRSEMSIFLQIVERHYGKKPIIYTSIDFFDDNNLSAFRGYPYWLRSVAGHPRQKYGSHPFTFWQYTGTGIIPGMTGKADINVFNGTEAAWNKWLRQNTR from the coding sequence ATGCGCCGTTTCGCGGCCCTCATCACGCTGACGCTGCTGGGCGCTTGCTCGACTGTCGGCGATCTTGTGCCCGTCATGTCGCCGTCCAGCACGCCGACGGTTGCCGTGCGCGCTCCGCGTTTCGCCGACTCCAAGCCGCACGAATGGGACAGCGGCGCGCCATGGAACTATGCCGTTCACGGCACCGACGTCTCCAAATACCAGACCTCGGTCGACTGGCCGGCGGCCAAGGCCGGCGGCATCTCCTTCGCCTTCATCAAGGCGACCGAAGGCGGCGACCGCTTCGACGAGTATTTCAACGAGCATTGGAGCCGCACGAAATCCGCCGGAATTCCGCGCGCGGCCTATCATTTCTACTATTTTTGCACACCCGCCGCCACGCAGGCCCGCTGGTTCATCCGAAACGTGCCCAACGACCGCTCGGCGATGCCGCCGGTCCTCGACATGGAATGGAACCCGCAATCGCCGACCTGCAAGTTGCGCCCGGACTCTGCGACGGTGCGCAGCGAGATGAGCATTTTCCTCCAAATCGTCGAAAGGCATTATGGCAAGAAGCCGATCATCTACACCTCGATCGACTTCTTCGACGACAACAATCTCTCGGCCTTCCGTGGCTATCCCTATTGGCTGCGCTCCGTCGCCGGCCATCCACGCCAGAAATACGGCAGCCATCCCTTCACTTTCTGGCAGTACACCGGAACCGGCATTATTCCCGGCATGACCGGCAAGGCCGACATCAACGTTTTCAACGGCACGGAAGCTGCCTGGAACAAGTGGCTGCGGCAGAACACCCGTTGA
- the metF gene encoding methylenetetrahydrofolate reductase [NAD(P)H] → MNQFRFSRRPDIGDKVRVSFEFFPPKNDEMEARLWDTVTRLEPLQPKFVSVTYGAGGSTRERTARTVKRILNETTLTPAAHMTCVDAARHEVDAVIQEFADMGVKRFVALRGDPAEGVGAAYKPHPDGYANGAELVGALKGAGDFDISVSAYPEKHPESPDFATDIDMLKRKVDNGATRAITQFFFDNDLYERYVERARRAGIYIPIVPGILPVHNFTQVANFSARCGALVPAWLAERFDGLQKDPQTHALVASAVAAEQVLDLVERGVGDFHFYTMNRADLVVAVCHMIGIRSHETEAAGSAAA, encoded by the coding sequence ATGAACCAGTTCCGCTTTTCCCGCCGCCCCGACATTGGCGACAAGGTCAGGGTTTCGTTCGAGTTCTTCCCGCCGAAGAACGACGAAATGGAAGCCAGGCTGTGGGACACGGTCACCCGGCTGGAGCCGCTCCAGCCGAAATTCGTCTCGGTCACCTATGGTGCCGGCGGCTCGACCCGCGAGCGCACCGCCCGCACGGTCAAGCGCATCCTCAACGAAACGACGCTGACACCGGCGGCGCACATGACCTGCGTCGACGCCGCGCGTCACGAGGTCGACGCGGTGATCCAGGAATTCGCCGACATGGGCGTGAAACGCTTCGTCGCCTTGCGAGGCGATCCGGCAGAAGGCGTCGGCGCCGCCTACAAGCCGCATCCGGACGGCTATGCCAATGGCGCCGAGCTGGTCGGGGCGCTGAAGGGCGCCGGCGATTTCGACATCTCGGTCTCGGCCTATCCGGAAAAGCATCCGGAAAGCCCGGATTTCGCGACCGACATCGACATGCTCAAGCGCAAGGTCGACAATGGCGCGACGCGGGCGATCACCCAGTTCTTCTTCGACAACGATCTCTACGAGCGCTATGTCGAGCGGGCACGGCGGGCCGGCATCTACATACCGATCGTGCCGGGCATATTGCCGGTGCACAATTTCACCCAGGTCGCCAACTTCTCGGCGCGCTGCGGCGCGCTGGTGCCGGCATGGCTGGCCGAGCGCTTCGACGGCTTGCAGAAGGACCCGCAGACGCATGCGCTGGTGGCATCGGCGGTAGCGGCCGAGCAGGTGCTCGACCTGGTCGAGCGCGGCGTTGGCGATTTTCACTTCTACACCATGAACCGGGCCGATCTGGTGGTTGCCGTCTGCCACATGATCGGCATCCGTTCGCATGAGACCGAGGCGGCAGGATCAGCCGCCGCCTAA
- the tsaA gene encoding tRNA (N6-threonylcarbamoyladenosine(37)-N6)-methyltransferase TrmO → MFETRDGERLLETDPADMPPDGHVTFIGRIASPWTSRETCPKNMNAARETGQPAVLMIDLLYRDGLLGLERASHIIVLSWLHHAPRTLIVQKPRHAADPKGVFSLRSPARPNPIGLHIARLVAVDIETGRIDLDAIDVLDGTPVIDIKPYFASTDAFAEATIAGRDELNRIRQ, encoded by the coding sequence ATGTTCGAGACGCGCGACGGCGAAAGGCTTCTGGAAACCGATCCGGCCGATATGCCGCCGGACGGCCATGTCACCTTCATCGGCCGCATCGCCTCGCCGTGGACCTCGCGTGAGACCTGCCCTAAAAATATGAACGCCGCGCGGGAGACAGGCCAACCGGCGGTGCTCATGATCGACCTGCTTTATCGGGATGGACTGCTTGGCCTAGAACGCGCCAGCCACATCATTGTCCTCTCCTGGCTGCACCACGCGCCGAGGACTCTGATTGTCCAGAAACCCCGCCATGCGGCTGACCCGAAAGGGGTTTTCTCGCTGCGCTCCCCTGCCCGGCCGAATCCGATCGGCCTGCACATCGCCAGGCTCGTCGCCGTCGACATCGAGACAGGTCGCATCGACCTCGACGCCATCGATGTTCTCGATGGCACGCCAGTGATCGACATCAAGCCCTACTTCGCCTCGACCGACGCCTTTGCTGAGGCAACCATTGCCGGACGCGACGAGCTCAATCGGATTCGGCAATGA
- a CDS encoding ArsR/SmtB family transcription factor: MHVALDTMVDTLKAAAESSRLRILALLSRGDLTVSDLTEILGQSQPRVSRHLKLLLEAGLIGRYQEGSWAFFRLSDSDAARDFVIRLVSSIRGADPQVERDLERLASVKRKRQDRAAEYFSENAASWDHIRSLHVPDRAVEAALIKLVGKRPFQSMLDLGTGTGRLLEIFSPLYRRGVGIDMSREMLTVARANLDKAGVSNAQVRQGDIFAPPVERDAFDLVTIHQVLHYLDDPARAIREAARLLRPAGRLVIVDFAPHALEFLRDQHAHMRLGFSDRQITEWFSEAGLDLEDSQEFEPRGGNEARLTVKLWLGRDRRMLIADPASDRQPANVQSMGEVA, encoded by the coding sequence ATGCATGTCGCGCTCGATACGATGGTGGATACGTTGAAGGCGGCGGCCGAATCCAGCCGCCTACGCATATTGGCGTTGCTGTCGCGGGGCGACCTTACCGTTTCCGATCTCACCGAAATTCTCGGCCAGTCGCAGCCGCGCGTGTCGCGTCACCTCAAGCTGCTGCTCGAAGCCGGGCTGATCGGCCGCTACCAGGAGGGGTCGTGGGCCTTCTTCCGGCTTTCAGATTCCGATGCGGCGCGGGATTTCGTGATCAGGCTGGTCTCCAGCATCCGCGGCGCCGACCCGCAGGTCGAGCGCGATCTCGAACGGTTGGCTTCCGTCAAGCGCAAGCGGCAGGATCGCGCTGCCGAGTATTTTTCTGAAAACGCCGCGAGTTGGGATCATATCCGTTCGTTGCATGTGCCAGACCGCGCCGTCGAGGCTGCCCTCATCAAGCTCGTCGGCAAGCGGCCGTTCCAGTCGATGCTTGATCTCGGCACCGGCACCGGGCGTTTGCTCGAAATCTTTTCGCCGCTGTACCGGCGCGGCGTCGGCATCGACATGTCGCGTGAGATGCTGACGGTGGCGCGCGCCAATCTCGACAAGGCGGGCGTTTCGAATGCGCAGGTGCGGCAGGGCGATATTTTTGCGCCGCCGGTCGAGCGCGACGCCTTCGATCTCGTCACCATCCACCAGGTGCTGCACTATCTCGACGATCCCGCCCGCGCCATCCGCGAGGCGGCGCGCCTGCTGCGGCCGGCCGGCCGGCTGGTGATCGTCGATTTCGCGCCGCATGCGCTGGAATTCCTGCGCGACCAGCATGCGCATATGCGGCTCGGCTTTTCGGACCGGCAGATCACCGAGTGGTTTTCCGAGGCCGGTCTCGACCTCGAGGACAGCCAGGAATTCGAACCGCGCGGCGGCAACGAGGCGCGGCTGACCGTAAAACTGTGGCTTGGCCGCGACCGCCGCATGCTGATCGCCGATCCTGCCTCTGATCGTCAACCGGCCAATGTACAATCGATGGGGGAAGTCGCCTGA
- a CDS encoding DUF2293 domain-containing protein, whose product MSAPTGRRRAIAKALTALLPLAPYADMEKIRTEAGAVHMKTLPPTIAVWLATIAHIRHAHTDYERLLTEGYDRDSARFFVIEQTNVVLTRWRATRLLDADDAEE is encoded by the coding sequence ATGAGCGCGCCGACCGGCCGCCGCCGCGCAATCGCCAAGGCGCTGACAGCACTTTTGCCGCTGGCGCCCTATGCCGACATGGAAAAGATCCGTACCGAAGCCGGCGCGGTGCATATGAAGACCTTGCCGCCGACCATCGCCGTTTGGCTGGCAACCATCGCGCATATCCGTCATGCCCACACCGACTACGAAAGGCTGCTGACCGAAGGCTATGACCGCGACTCGGCGCGCTTCTTCGTCATCGAACAGACCAACGTCGTGCTGACCCGCTGGCGCGCCACGCGCCTCCTCGACGCCGACGACGCGGAGGAATAG
- a CDS encoding lytic murein transglycosylase yields MRLRFEILAALFLTATALPAAAQECGGDFEAWKQGVAAEAKAAGVGPAGLEALEEATIDDKVLARDRTQGVFSQTFIQFSNRMISDYRLKQGAANLKKYADVFSRADQEFGVQAPIIAAFWALETDFGAVQGDFHTLNALVTLSHDCRRPQLFRPQIVPLLTLIDRGVVPADVEGAWAGEIGQTQMLPSDYLARGVDGDGDGIVDLRGSAPDVIMTTASKIMSRGWKRDQPWIEEVRVPEDLPWDQTGRTNKLPLTQWAQWGVTNPNGTPLVDNGLKAGLALPMGRKGPAFLVYDNFDVYLEWNQSFTYALTAATLAARLAGAKQFDPRNPETGLNGDQMRELQTKLEAKGYDVGTVDGILGTNTRDAIRKEQMRLGLPVDGWPTPDLLARL; encoded by the coding sequence ATGCGACTGCGCTTTGAAATTCTCGCGGCGCTGTTCCTGACGGCCACGGCCCTGCCGGCTGCGGCGCAGGAATGCGGCGGCGACTTCGAGGCGTGGAAGCAGGGCGTGGCGGCGGAAGCCAAGGCAGCCGGCGTCGGGCCCGCCGGCCTCGAAGCTCTTGAAGAAGCGACCATCGACGACAAGGTTCTTGCGCGAGACCGCACCCAGGGAGTCTTTTCGCAGACCTTCATCCAATTCTCGAACCGCATGATCTCGGACTACCGCCTGAAGCAAGGTGCCGCCAATCTGAAGAAGTACGCCGATGTCTTTAGCCGCGCCGACCAGGAATTCGGAGTCCAGGCGCCGATCATCGCCGCCTTCTGGGCACTGGAGACCGATTTCGGCGCTGTGCAGGGCGATTTCCATACGCTGAATGCGCTGGTCACGCTCTCCCATGACTGCCGCCGTCCGCAGCTCTTTCGGCCGCAGATCGTGCCGTTGCTGACGCTGATCGATCGCGGCGTCGTGCCGGCCGATGTCGAGGGCGCCTGGGCCGGCGAGATCGGCCAGACGCAGATGCTGCCCTCCGACTATCTCGCCCGCGGCGTCGACGGCGATGGCGACGGGATCGTCGACCTGCGCGGCAGCGCGCCTGATGTCATCATGACCACCGCCAGCAAGATCATGTCGCGCGGCTGGAAACGCGACCAGCCCTGGATCGAGGAAGTGCGCGTGCCCGAAGACCTGCCGTGGGACCAGACGGGGCGCACCAACAAGCTGCCGCTGACGCAATGGGCGCAGTGGGGCGTCACCAATCCCAACGGCACGCCCCTCGTCGACAACGGCCTCAAGGCCGGTCTGGCGCTGCCAATGGGCCGCAAGGGGCCAGCCTTCCTCGTCTATGACAATTTCGACGTCTATCTCGAATGGAACCAGTCCTTCACCTACGCGCTGACTGCGGCAACCCTTGCCGCCCGATTGGCGGGAGCAAAGCAGTTCGACCCGCGCAATCCGGAGACCGGCCTCAATGGCGACCAGATGAGGGAACTGCAGACCAAGCTCGAGGCCAAAGGCTATGACGTGGGCACGGTCGACGGCATCCTGGGCACCAACACCCGCGACGCGATCCGCAAGGAGCAGATGCGCCTTGGCTTGCCCGTAGACGGCTGGCCGACGCCGGATCTTCTGGCGAGGCTGTGA
- a CDS encoding class I SAM-dependent methyltransferase has translation MSTTEMPSNHAELMDGVYRWQRHFYDLTRKYYLLGRDRLISGLVVPAGGTVLELGCGTGRNIVLAARRYPDAHFFGLDISAEMLETATAAIARDGLSGRVTLARGDATDFDAKALFGMESFDRIFVSYSLSMIPNWEKTVAAALAALAPGGSLHVVDFGQQEGLPRWFRALLRGWLRKFHVAPRESLREVLESDSRRIGATFRFRTLYRGYAWLAVVEPRK, from the coding sequence ATGAGCACGACGGAAATGCCGTCCAACCATGCCGAACTGATGGACGGCGTCTACCGCTGGCAGCGCCATTTCTACGACCTGACCCGCAAATACTACCTGCTCGGCCGTGACCGGCTGATATCAGGGCTGGTTGTGCCGGCCGGCGGCACGGTGCTGGAACTCGGCTGCGGCACCGGCCGCAACATCGTCCTTGCCGCCCGCCGCTATCCCGACGCCCACTTCTTCGGCCTCGACATTTCGGCCGAGATGCTGGAGACGGCCACAGCCGCCATCGCCCGCGACGGCCTGTCCGGCCGCGTCACGTTGGCGCGCGGCGACGCCACCGATTTCGATGCCAAGGCGCTGTTTGGCATGGAAAGTTTCGACCGCATTTTCGTCTCGTATTCGCTGTCGATGATCCCCAACTGGGAGAAGACGGTTGCGGCGGCACTCGCCGCGCTTGCACCCGGCGGCTCCCTGCATGTCGTCGATTTCGGCCAGCAGGAAGGCCTGCCGCGCTGGTTCCGGGCTCTGCTTCGTGGCTGGCTCAGGAAATTCCATGTCGCGCCGCGTGAATCTCTGCGCGAAGTTCTGGAATCGGATTCTCGGCGAATCGGCGCAACCTTCCGTTTCCGCACACTTTATCGCGGCTATGCGTGGCTCGCTGTGGTCGAGCCCCGCAAATAG
- a CDS encoding alanine racemase — MQRFENAREAALALRPDDPIYCFRPQVLKADARQFMGMFPGKTAYAVKTNGEQIVLKALVEAGVDAFDVASPGEFAAVRAVSPDAEMLYMHPVKAQSDIKLALEKYAIRVISLDHEDEITKLTRVVRALDIDPGAITVFVRIQTKGSAAYELSKKFGAGPAYAVELAERLNRTGYKVGLCFHVGSQIEDPDTYERALASADWVRNRLTFDVAGLDVGGGFPAEYGHDPNRKQVEMPSLGQIMSRLSGDLREYQFDQMPLVAEPGRVIVARCLSLIVRVLLRKGKRLYINDGIWASLSDSWTGKITLPARFIPDPAIRSRNGEEKNIVPFKVCGATCDSVDILSRPFWLPETVDTGDWIEIGHIGAYSLSLRTRFNGFYPDTFVEVTTPFDEGDAPQGFASLETMAD, encoded by the coding sequence ATGCAGCGATTCGAAAATGCCCGCGAGGCGGCGCTCGCGCTTCGTCCGGACGATCCGATCTATTGCTTTCGGCCGCAGGTGCTGAAGGCGGATGCCCGACAATTCATGGGCATGTTTCCCGGCAAGACTGCCTATGCGGTCAAGACCAATGGCGAGCAGATCGTGCTGAAGGCGCTGGTCGAGGCTGGCGTCGACGCCTTCGACGTGGCCTCGCCCGGCGAGTTCGCCGCCGTGCGTGCGGTCTCGCCCGACGCCGAAATGCTCTACATGCATCCGGTCAAGGCGCAGTCGGACATCAAGCTGGCGTTGGAGAAATACGCCATCCGCGTCATCTCGCTCGACCATGAGGACGAGATCACCAAGCTGACCCGCGTGGTGCGGGCGCTCGACATCGACCCGGGCGCGATCACCGTGTTCGTGCGCATCCAGACGAAGGGATCGGCCGCCTACGAATTGTCGAAGAAGTTCGGCGCCGGGCCGGCCTATGCGGTCGAACTCGCCGAGCGTCTCAACCGGACGGGCTATAAGGTCGGCCTTTGCTTCCATGTCGGCAGCCAGATCGAGGATCCCGACACCTATGAGCGGGCGCTGGCCTCAGCCGACTGGGTGCGCAACCGGTTGACCTTCGATGTGGCGGGGCTCGATGTCGGCGGCGGTTTTCCGGCCGAGTACGGCCATGATCCCAACCGCAAGCAGGTCGAGATGCCGTCGCTCGGCCAGATCATGTCGCGGCTGTCGGGCGATCTCAGGGAATACCAGTTTGACCAGATGCCGCTGGTGGCGGAGCCGGGCAGGGTGATCGTGGCGCGCTGCCTGTCGCTGATCGTGCGCGTGTTGTTGCGCAAGGGCAAAAGGCTCTACATCAACGACGGCATCTGGGCGTCGCTGTCGGACTCATGGACCGGCAAGATCACCCTGCCGGCGCGCTTCATTCCCGATCCGGCGATCCGCTCGCGCAATGGCGAGGAGAAGAACATCGTGCCGTTCAAGGTCTGCGGTGCGACCTGCGATTCCGTCGATATCTTGTCGCGGCCCTTCTGGTTGCCTGAAACCGTCGATACCGGCGACTGGATCGAGATCGGCCATATCGGCGCCTATTCGCTGTCGCTCCGGACCCGCTTCAACGGCTTCTATCCGGACACCTTCGTCGAGGTGACGACGCCCTTCGATGAAGGCGACGCGCCGCAGGGGTTTGCGAGTTTGGAGACGATGGCGGATTAG